Proteins from one Molothrus aeneus isolate 106 chromosome 27, BPBGC_Maene_1.0, whole genome shotgun sequence genomic window:
- the SLC25A42 gene encoding mitochondrial coenzyme A transporter SLC25A42 isoform X2 encodes MGNGVREGPVEFQRDVEPVPARIPAEDNQEKKKVLNSLMSGALAGAVAKTAVAPLDRTKIMFQVSSKRFSAKEAYRLIYRTYLNEGFWSLWRGNSATMVRVIPYAAIQFCAHEEYKQILGNYYGFQGKALTPFPRFIAGSLAGTTAAMLTYPLDMVRARMAVTPKEMYSSIVHVFIRISREEGLKTLYRGFTPTILGVIPYAGLSFFTYETLKKVHAEHSGKAQPSPPERLLFGACAGLIGQSASYPLDVVRRRMQTAGVLGHTYSSILLTMQDIVREEGLVRGLYKGLSMNWVKGPIAVGISFTTFDLTQILLRKLQHGPGLER; translated from the exons ATGGGTAATGGTGTGAGAGAAGGTCCAGTGGAATTCCAGAGGGATGTGGAGCCCGTCCCGGCCCGAATTCCTGCAGAG gataaccaggagaagaagaaagtgCTGAACTCGCTGATGTCTGGGGCTCTGGCTGGGGCCGTGGCTAAAACTGCAGTGGCTCCTCTGGACAGGACAAAAATCATGTTCCAAG tgtcttcaaaaaGATTTTCTGCCAAG GAAGCGTACAGGCTGATCTATCGCACCTACCTCAACGAGGGCTTCTGGAGCCTCTGGAGAGGGAACTCGGCCACCATGGTGCGGGTGATCCCCTACGCCGCCATCCAGTTCTGCGCCCACGAGGAGTACAAGCAGATCCTGGGCAACTACTACGGATTCCAGGGAAA GGCACTGACGCCTTTCCCTCGCTTCATTGCCGGCTCCCTGGCTGGCACCACGGCTGCCATGCTCACCTACCCCCTGGACATGGTCCGTGCCCGCATGGCTGTCACACCCAAGGAGAT GTACAGCAGCATTGTCCACGTCTTCATCCGGATATCCCGCGAGGAGGGGCTGAAAACCTTGTACAGGGGCTTCACACCCACCATCCTGGGCGTCATCCCCTACGCTGGCCTCAGCTTCTTCACCTACGAGACGCTGAAGAAAGTGCACGCAG AGCACAGCGGGAAGGCGCAGCCCTCGCCCCCGGAGCGGCTGCTGTTCGGGGCGTGCGCCGGCCTCATCGGGCAGTCGGCCTCGTACCCGCTGGACGTGGTGCGGCGCCGCATGCAGACGGCCGGCGTGCTGGGCCACACCTACAGCTCCATCCTGCTCACCATGCAGGACATCGTGCGCGAGGAGGGACTCGTCAGGGGCCTCTACAAAGGGCTCAGCATGAACTGGGTGAAGGGCCCCATCGCCGTGGGCATCAGCTTCACCACCTTCGACCTGACGCAGATCCTGCTCCGCAAGCTGCAGCACGGCCCCGGCCTCGAGAGGTAG
- the SLC25A42 gene encoding mitochondrial coenzyme A transporter SLC25A42 isoform X1 yields the protein MGNGVREGPVEFQRDVEPVPARIPAEDNQEKKKVLNSLMSGALAGAVAKTAVAPLDRTKIMFQVSSKRFSAKEAYRLIYRTYLNEGFWSLWRGNSATMVRVIPYAAIQFCAHEEYKQILGNYYGFQGKALTPFPRFIAGSLAGTTAAMLTYPLDMVRARMAVTPKEMSALPVSPRQVQQHCPRLHPDIPRGGAENLVQGLHTHHPGRHPLRWPQLLHLRDAEESARRAQREGAAFTPGAAAVQGKGAKLWEGSFGSEALGAKLWERSFGSEALGAKLWERNFGSETLGRRLWEGNLGNKTLGAQPAEQNLGSKTLGGERLVVKQSPSFWVLGVTKPHEHSPGKEPSVVSDSPRVSPQSTAGRRSPRPRSGCCSGRAPASSGSRPRTRWTWCGAACRRPACWATPTAPSCSPCRTSCARRDSSGASTKGSA from the exons ATGGGTAATGGTGTGAGAGAAGGTCCAGTGGAATTCCAGAGGGATGTGGAGCCCGTCCCGGCCCGAATTCCTGCAGAG gataaccaggagaagaagaaagtgCTGAACTCGCTGATGTCTGGGGCTCTGGCTGGGGCCGTGGCTAAAACTGCAGTGGCTCCTCTGGACAGGACAAAAATCATGTTCCAAG tgtcttcaaaaaGATTTTCTGCCAAG GAAGCGTACAGGCTGATCTATCGCACCTACCTCAACGAGGGCTTCTGGAGCCTCTGGAGAGGGAACTCGGCCACCATGGTGCGGGTGATCCCCTACGCCGCCATCCAGTTCTGCGCCCACGAGGAGTACAAGCAGATCCTGGGCAACTACTACGGATTCCAGGGAAA GGCACTGACGCCTTTCCCTCGCTTCATTGCCGGCTCCCTGGCTGGCACCACGGCTGCCATGCTCACCTACCCCCTGGACATGGTCCGTGCCCGCATGGCTGTCACACCCAAGGAGAT GTCTGctctccccgtgtccccacggCAGGTACAGCAGCATTGTCCACGTCTTCATCCGGATATCCCGCGAGGAGGGGCTGAAAACCTTGTACAGGGGCTTCACACCCACCATCCTGGGCGTCATCCCCTACGCTGGCCTCAGCTTCTTCACCTACGAGACGCTGAAGAAAGTGCACGCAG AGCACAGCGGGAAGGCGCAGCCTTCACCCCCGGAGCGGCTGCTGTTCAGGGCAAGGGAGCGAAACTTTGGGAAGGAAGCTTTGGGAGCGAAGCTTTGGGAGCGAAGCTTTGGGAGCGAAGCTTTGGGAGCGAAGCTTTGGGAGCGAAGCTTTGGGAGCGAAACTTTGGGAGCGAAACTTTGGGAAGGAGACTTTGGGAAGGAAACTTGGGCAACAAAACTTTGGGAGCTCAACCTGCGGAGCAAAACCTGGGGAGCAAAACGTTGGGAGGAGAGCGCCTTGTGGTAAAACAAAGCCcgagtttttgggttttgggggtaACGAAGCCTCACGAGCACAGCCCCGGGAAGGAGCCCTCCGTGGTGAGTGACTCGCCCCGTGTGTCCCCCCAGAGCACAGCGGGAAGGCGCAGCCCTCGCCCCCGGAGCGGCTGCTGTTCGGGGCGTGCGCCGGCCTCATCGGGCAGTCGGCCTCGTACCCGCTGGACGTGGTGCGGCGCCGCATGCAGACGGCCGGCGTGCTGGGCCACACCTACAGCTCCATCCTGCTCACCATGCAGGACATCGTGCGCGAGGAGGGACTCGTCAGGGGCCTCTACAAAGGGCTCAGCATGA